One genomic region from Drosophila subpulchrella strain 33 F10 #4 breed RU33 chromosome 2R, RU_Dsub_v1.1 Primary Assembly, whole genome shotgun sequence encodes:
- the LOC119549299 gene encoding ERI1 exoribonuclease 2-like isoform X3, which produces MALIRLARQLGLIDTIYVEGGRPDHRANDPEDSYNEAEITESAVPLKTKKNKSKQLAMQPYTYVIAVDFEATCWEKQAPPQWREAEIIEFPAVLVNLKTGKIEAEFHKYILPIESPRLSSYCTELTGIQQKTVDSGVPLQTALMMFHEWLRKELRARNLTLPKMNKSNLLGNCAFVTWTDWDFGMCLAKECSRKRMRKAAYFNQWIDVRAVYREWYKYRPCNFTDALTHVGLAFEGRAHSGIDDAKNLGALMCKMVRDGALFSITKDLTPYQQLNPNCVL; this is translated from the exons ATGGCCTTGATAAGACTGGCAAG ACAACTGGGCCTGATCGATACTATCTACGTGGAGGGAGGTCGCCCAGATCATCGAGCTAATGACCCCGAGGATTCGTACAACGAAGCCGAAATCACAGAGTCCGCAGTACccttaaaaaccaaaaagaacAAGTCCAAGCAGCTGGCCATGCAGCCCTACACATATGTAATTGCAGTGGATTTTGAGGCAACCTGCTGGGAGAAACAGGCTCCACCACAATGGCGAGAGGCGGAGATCATTG AATTCCCAGCCGTGCTGGTCAACCTAAAGACGGGCAAGATCGAGGCCGAGTTCCACAAGTATATCCTGCCCATCGAGTCGCCGCGCCTGAGTAGCTACTGCACAGAGCTGACGGGCATCCAGCAGAAGACCGTGGACAGTGGAGTGCCGCTCCAGACGGCGCTGATGATGTTCCACGAGTGGCTGCGCAAGGAGCTGCGCGCCCGCAATCTCACCTTGCCGAAGATGAACAAGTCAAACTTGCTGGGCAACTGCGCCTTCGTCACCTGGACCGACTGGGACTTTGGCATGTGCCTGGCAAAGGAGTGCTCCCGCAAGCGGATGCGCAAGGCGGCCTACTTCAACCAGTGGATCGATGTGCGGGCCGTCTATAGGGAGTGGTACAAGTACCGGCCGTGCAACTTCACCGATGCACTGACCCACGTGGGACTGGCCTTCGAGGGCAGGGCCCACTCGGGAATAGACGACGCCAAAAACCTGGGCGCCCTTATGTGCAAGATGGTGCGCGACGGAGCGCTCTTCTCGATCACCAAAGATCTGACGCCATATCAGCAGCTCAATCCCAACTGCGTGTTGTGA
- the LOC119549299 gene encoding U11/U12 small nuclear ribonucleoprotein 65 kDa protein-like isoform X1 codes for MSVPSCKLLMRRMPCTLDELSQLLQECKFVLPRSLNTYGRKRVLIEYKDPRDAEIALMQLQGLSDMLDKPLYVSKFGPRPNADPDDPNASKCTQTQGAGSAGPSGYQAQNQDPGIDKYVRRLYACNSQSDFTQPPPPYLSYSYPPINGDILARIGEQMQTNPRFYIQVLHLMNRMNLEPPFEKRSSGLMVQNHHQSVGTQTEVMASESESELESEDEEQKGAKRQRVLAAPASSEKIHAKILKRTRQMLQQAAQQASTSNPRQEIQKPTFDAPKIELKLPESLRPKAPATSKPEGRLSSSELQALPVYKNYKTGEPSNKLYIKNLDKSVADQQLRELYAKYTAPEHLDIKVMQQGRMKGQAFVTFLRPNEPEVIAQALAETNGLLWHNKPMIVCYGKQQ; via the coding sequence ATGAGTGTGCCAAGCTGCAAGCTGCTCATGAGGCGGATGCCCTGCACCCTGGACGAGCTGTCGCAGCTGCTGCAGGAGTGCAAGTTCGTCCTGCCGCGGTCGCTGAACACCTACGGACGGAAGAGGGTGCTCATCGAGTACAAGGATCCCAGGGACGCGGAGATAGCCTTGATGCAGCTTCAAGGTCTCAGCGATATGCTGGACAAACCGCTCTACGTCAGCAAGTTTGGACCCCGTCCCAATGCAGACCCCGATGACCCCAATGCCAGCAAGTGCACCCAGACACAGGGAGCTGGATCTGCAGGTCCATCTGGATACCAGGCCCAGAACCAGGATCCAGGAATCGACAAGTACGTTCGCAGGCTGTATGCCTGCAATAGTCAGTCCGATTTCACACAGCCGCCGCCGCCATATCTCAGCTATAGCTATCCACCCATCAATGGGGATATTCTAGCCAGGATCGGTGAGCAGATGCAGACAAATCCGCGGTTCTATATACAAGTTCTGCACCTGATGAACCGCATGAATCTGGAGCCACCTTTTGAGAAGCGTTCGAGTGGCTTGATGGTCCAGAACCATCACCAAAGTGTGGGCACTCAAACGGAGGTGATGGCCAGTGAATCGGAAAGCGAGTTGGAGAGCGAGGATGAGGAGCAGAAGGGGGCCAAGAGGCAGCGAGTGCTAGCAGCACCAGCTTCCAGCGAGAAAATCCATGCCAAGATCCTGAAGAGAACCCGTCAAATGCTGCAGCAGGCTGCCCAGCAAGCTAGTACCTCCAATCCCAGGCAGGAAATCCAAAAACCCACCTTTGATGCACCCAAGATCGAACTGAAACTGCCAGAATCCCTAAGGCCTAAAGCCCCAGCCACCTCCAAGCCAGAAGGGCGGCTATCCAGCAGCGAACTCCAAGCCCTGCCTGTctataaaaactataaaacgGGCGAGCCCAGCAACAAGTTGTACATTAAGAACCTGGACAAGAGCGTGGCCGACCAGCAGCTGCGGGAACTCTACGCCAAGTACACTGCCCCTGAGCATTTGGACATCAAGGTCATGCAACAGGGTCGCATGAAGGGGCAGGCGTTCGTTACTTTCCTCAGGCCCAACGAACCGGAGGTCATAGCCCAGGCCCTCGCCGAAACCAATGGCCTTTTGTGGCACAACAAGCCCATGATTGTTTGCTACGGCAAACAGCAATAG
- the LOC119552043 gene encoding uncharacterized protein LOC119552043, whose protein sequence is MAVFRSPRLGNRYISRHVLLLLRFYLVQFYYLGLMRLRFEESRNEMRLTYWSVTVSRMIGLWCAFFLTLALLDPYPLMLHIQLLGFICCLLVQPRRVVEERMRLMNQILRLSVQLYRLCRRKLHLSWSLVLQLLIKLLTFRMFYENLLGPRDTSWKLLFIVFFVVPVSLAIWVMDVTSHLIGIVLALLLKSFELVNIEMAAIDKRLCLEILRSDFGAIRRLQRRQLFLQRLHQSYVKVTQETIDCLSPQMILILLYNLSTIYTFSSGEWRRMLQMGVIVNNLRSLLHTLDDLVSITKAPQNTSWKHLSQLFQFEEVLATHGWLERKEFRCTIQDTDSFGQVIRRFCLQRSPLVLGLVSPNRRLLFRIAFAFCTLLHLHYMLKKSALVVEREILISIEINLKPKH, encoded by the coding sequence ATGGCCGTGTTCCGCTCGCCTCGCCTGGGCAACCGTTACATCAGCAGGCACGTGCTCCTCCTGCTGCGTTTTTACCTGGTGCAGTTCTATTACCTGGGATTGATGCGACTGCGCTTCGAGGAGTCCCGAAACGAGATGCGTTTGACCTACTGGAGTGTCACCGTGTCCCGGATGATTGGCCTGTGGTGCGCCTTCTTCTTGACCCTGGCCCTTCTGGATCCCTATCCCCTAATGCTCCACATCCAGCTGCTGGGATTCATCTGCTGTCTGCTAGTCCAGCCGAGGAGAGTCGTCGAGGAGCGAATGAGGCTTATGAATCAAATCCTGCGACTTTCAGTGCAACTCTATCGACTTTGCCGACGAAAGTTGCACTTGTCCTGGTCCTTGGTCCTCCAGTTGCTGATCAAGTTGCTCACCTTCCGGATGTTCTACGAGAATCTTCTGGGACCCAGGGACACCAGCTGGAAACTGCTCTTCATTGTGTTCTTCGTGGTGCCCGTTTCACTGGCCATTTGGGTAATGGATGTCACCTCGCATCTGATTGGTATTGTCCTCGCCCTGCTTCTCAAGTCCTTTGAGCTGGTGAATATTGAAATGGCAGCCATCGATAAGAGGCTTTGTCTGGAGATCCTACGATCGGATTTTGGAGCCATACGAAGGCTACAGAGGCGCCAGCTCTTCCTGCAGCGATTGCACCAATCCTATGTTAAGGTCACTCAGGAAACGATCGACTGTCTGAGTCCCCAGATGATTTTGATCCTTCTCTACAACCTGAGCACCATCTACACCTTTTCGAGTGGAGAGTGGCGAAGGATGCTCCAGATGGGGGTCATTGTCAATAATCTTAGGTCTCTTCTGCACACCCTCGATGATCTGGTGTCCATTACTAAAGCTCCGCAGAACACCTCCTGGAAGCACTTATCTCAGCTGTTTCAGTTTGAGGAGGTCCTGGCCACCCATGGATGGCTGGAACGTAAAGAATTCAGATGTACGATCCAGGATACCGACAGTTTTGGCCAGGTCATAAGGAGGTTTTGCCTCCAACGAAGTCCTCTGGTCCTCGGATTGGTTTCTCCCAACAGACGACTCCTGTTTCGCATCGCCTTCGCCTTCTGTACCCTTTTGCATCTTCACTACATGCTGAAGAAATCGGCCTTGGTAGTCGAGAGGGAAATCTTGATCAGTATCGAAATCAATCTAAAACCTAAACATTAG
- the LOC119549299 gene encoding ERI1 exoribonuclease 2-like isoform X2 has translation MSVPSCKLLMRRMPCTLDELSQLLQECKFVLPRSLNTYGRKRVLIEYKDPRDAEIALMQLQGLSDMLDKPLYVSKFGPRPNADPDDPNASKCTQTQGAGSAGPSGYQAQNQDPGIDKQLGLIDTIYVEGGRPDHRANDPEDSYNEAEITESAVPLKTKKNKSKQLAMQPYTYVIAVDFEATCWEKQAPPQWREAEIIEFPAVLVNLKTGKIEAEFHKYILPIESPRLSSYCTELTGIQQKTVDSGVPLQTALMMFHEWLRKELRARNLTLPKMNKSNLLGNCAFVTWTDWDFGMCLAKECSRKRMRKAAYFNQWIDVRAVYREWYKYRPCNFTDALTHVGLAFEGRAHSGIDDAKNLGALMCKMVRDGALFSITKDLTPYQQLNPNCVL, from the exons ATGAGTGTGCCAAGCTGCAAGCTGCTCATGAGGCGGATGCCCTGCACCCTGGACGAGCTGTCGCAGCTGCTGCAGGAGTGCAAGTTCGTCCTGCCGCGGTCGCTGAACACCTACGGACGGAAGAGGGTGCTCATCGAGTACAAGGATCCCAGGGACGCGGAGATAGCCTTGATGCAGCTTCAAGGTCTCAGCGATATGCTGGACAAACCGCTCTACGTCAGCAAGTTTGGACCCCGTCCCAATGCAGACCCCGATGACCCCAATGCCAGCAAGTGCACCCAGACACAGGGAGCTGGATCTGCAGGTCCATCTGGATACCAGGCCCAGAACCAGGATCCAGGAATCGACAA ACAACTGGGCCTGATCGATACTATCTACGTGGAGGGAGGTCGCCCAGATCATCGAGCTAATGACCCCGAGGATTCGTACAACGAAGCCGAAATCACAGAGTCCGCAGTACccttaaaaaccaaaaagaacAAGTCCAAGCAGCTGGCCATGCAGCCCTACACATATGTAATTGCAGTGGATTTTGAGGCAACCTGCTGGGAGAAACAGGCTCCACCACAATGGCGAGAGGCGGAGATCATTG AATTCCCAGCCGTGCTGGTCAACCTAAAGACGGGCAAGATCGAGGCCGAGTTCCACAAGTATATCCTGCCCATCGAGTCGCCGCGCCTGAGTAGCTACTGCACAGAGCTGACGGGCATCCAGCAGAAGACCGTGGACAGTGGAGTGCCGCTCCAGACGGCGCTGATGATGTTCCACGAGTGGCTGCGCAAGGAGCTGCGCGCCCGCAATCTCACCTTGCCGAAGATGAACAAGTCAAACTTGCTGGGCAACTGCGCCTTCGTCACCTGGACCGACTGGGACTTTGGCATGTGCCTGGCAAAGGAGTGCTCCCGCAAGCGGATGCGCAAGGCGGCCTACTTCAACCAGTGGATCGATGTGCGGGCCGTCTATAGGGAGTGGTACAAGTACCGGCCGTGCAACTTCACCGATGCACTGACCCACGTGGGACTGGCCTTCGAGGGCAGGGCCCACTCGGGAATAGACGACGCCAAAAACCTGGGCGCCCTTATGTGCAAGATGGTGCGCGACGGAGCGCTCTTCTCGATCACCAAAGATCTGACGCCATATCAGCAGCTCAATCCCAACTGCGTGTTGTGA
- the LOC119550674 gene encoding uncharacterized protein LOC119550674 → MWEQLAQYRNHFLQHEIKDVLKPTSINSQQNKEWALYMDKRNICKCVPYCCTSTSTHLEDRAQLAYGWFALPKLLKELDSDVRLTHWKAVVSLTEFLLNPLNAQRAITEMDIVRKLKNAFMRMRLKLHKEEHREGEMYLKIYNILSRNYDGAENIANRKCLRIEFYKIIHEQENIKDDLASEILRNLTGKPKVLGIYLEDPENFSALAGIFKQDPCRPHYPQDLWHHLCHLLEVAPEQGIELGFFELLHSRILNRLSNFWDMATKAFALLLCCVEGQRRFDAVDGVKLLYDVFAQAEENPRKLLPRQKVENWEYTVLALLNGLHSKKALWRSREFTQLPCYVGRLMESTVDNPRLQLYCLKVFRELGVMPCIKRYIIGNWLEDICKLFCLDAEAECARDSLVDWLRRDIADSS, encoded by the exons ATGTGGGAGCAGCTGGCGCAATATCGCAATCACTTCTTGCAGCATGAGATCAAGGATGTGCTGAAACCGACTTCGATCAACAGCCAGCAGAACAAGG AGTGGGCTCTGTACATGGATAAACGCAATATCTGCAAGTGCGTGCCATACTGCTGCACTTCCACCTCCACTCACCTGGAGGATCGGGCCCAATTGGCCTACGGATGGTTTGCACTGCCCAAATTGCTGAAGGAACTGGATAGTGATGTTCGCCTGACCCACTGGAAGGCAGTCGTTTCGCTGACTGAGTTTCTTCTGAACCCTCTGAATGCCCAGAGAGCCATTACTGAAATGGACATTGTGCGAAA GTTGAAAAATGCCTTTATGCGTATGAGATTGAAGCTTCACAAGGAGGAACATCGGGAGGGGGAAATGTATCTGAAGATTTATA ACATACTGTCCCGGAATTACGATGGAGCTGAGAATATTGCCAACCGCAAGTGTCTGAGGATCgagttttataaaataattcatGAGCAAGAGAACATTAAAGATGATCTAGCTTCAGAGATTCTGCGTAACTTGACAGGAAAACCAAAGG TTCTGGGAATTTACCTGGAGGATCCTGAGAATTTCTCTGCCCTGGCTGGCATTTTCAAGCAGGATCCCTGCCGCCCGCACTATCCCCAAGACTTGTGGCACCATCTATGTCACCTGCTTGAAGTGGCGCCCGAGCAGGGAATCGAGTTGGGTTTTTTCGAGCTGCTCCACTCGAGGATCCTGAACCGCCTGTCCAACTTTTGGGACATGGCCACCAAGGCGTTTGCCCTGCTTCTCTGCTGTGTAGAGGGTCAGCGGAGATTCGATGCGGTGGACGGGGTGAAGCTACTGTACGATGTATTTGCCCAAGCCGAAGAAAACCCAAGGAAGTTGCTTCCCCGCCAGAAAGTGGAGAACTGGGAATATACAGTATTGGCCTTACTAAATGGCCTCCACAGCAAAAAGGCCTTGTGGCGCAGCAGGGAGTTCACCCAACTGCCTTGCTACGTGGGTCGCCTCATGGAGTCCACGGTGGACAATCCCCGCCTGCAACTCTACTGCCTCAAGGTGTTCCGCGAACTGGGCGTGATGCCCTGCATCAAGCGCTATATCATAGGCAATTGGTTGGAGGACATCTGCAAGTTGTTCTGCCTGGATGCGGAGGCGGAATGCGCCAGGGATTCCCTGGTCGACTGGCTGCGTCGGGATATAGCCGATAGCAGCTAA